ATAATAAATAATTTAATTTTAATCGAATACAATTTGATGTTGTAATTTTTTTATATGATAAAACAATAGGTTTTTTATTTAAAGAAATACTAAAAACTCCTAATTTAAATAAATTTTTAAAAACCTCTTTTGTATGTAAATACTGTTTTAAAAAAATAAATAAATATTGCGGATTATATTGCAAATTATATACTAAAATTATATTTTTGTTTAAAGGATGAATCATTAAAAAACATACAACCCCAATGTTATTATTTTGAGATCCGAATACATTAGAAATATAAAAAAAAGGTTTATTTTTATTTTTTAAAAAAAAATTCCATAATTTTTTTTTGTTATATAAATTTAAAATTGAATGTAGTAAATATTGATTATGAGAATTTAAAATTTTAAAAATAGAAAAAGTAGCTAAAACATCTGATAACGCATTATGAACAGAAAGATGAGGAATTTTATTTAACTGCGTAATATCCGATAATCGAAAACTTATATTTCCTAAAATATTTCGAGGCCATAATAAACAACTAGGTTCTAAAATATAAAAAGTTCTTAAAATTTGTAATATATCACCAACTGAATTACCATGCTTCCATTCCCATTCATAAGGATCTAAAAAATTTCTATAAAAAATATTTCTAGTAATTAAATTATCAAAAGAAATATTATTATATCCTAAAATACAAATATTTTTTTGAGTAAAAATTTTATAAATAATTTTTGCTAAAAAATATTCATTAACTCCATAAAAATATGCATATTGTGGCAAAATTTTAGTAATAAAAATAGAAAAAACATCAGGAATATAATCTAATGGAGGATAACAAAAAATTGATATTGGAGATTTTATTATATTAAAATTACTATCAATTTCAAGACAGGCAAACTGAGAAACTTTATCTAATGAAACATTTAATCCATATGTCTCATAATCATAAATAATAAATTTTTTAAATAACATATCTGAAACACTTTAATAATTAAAAAAATAAAAAATTTATCTCCCCCGACTGGGCTCGAACCAGTGACATACGGATTAACAGTCCGCCGTTCTACCAACTGAACTACAGAGGAAAAATTTTACAATTTCAAAAATTATATAATATTTTTTTTAAATATGCAATCTTATTTTTTTTAAAAAAATTTTTTCTTCTTTATACATTTTGTTTTATAAAACACTTGCATAATTAAAAAAATTAAATTATAATTTTTTAATATTCAGGCCCCTTAGCTCAGAGGTTAGAGCAAGCGACTCATAATCGTTAGGTCGCTGGTTCAATTCCAGCAGGGGCCAAAAAATTTTTTTTAATATATAAAAACATTATTTTTTACATAAAATAGAAATTTTGATATTTATATTAATATTTTTATAAGGTTCATAAGTCACAAAATGATCTCCTAAATATCTTAATAAACCATCATTTAATTTAATTTCATTTTTTTTCACTACAATACCTAATTGTGTAATTTTTTTAGAAATTTGTGATGCATTTACAGAACCAAAAATTTTTTTTTGAGTATTAGATTTTACAAAAATAATAATAGTTCCTAATTTTTTAATTTCTTTAATTTTTCTTTTAGCTTCTGAAATAAAAAATAATTTTTTCTTTTCATATATTATTTTTTGTTTTTTCATTTTTAAAATATTTTCTGGAGTTGCTAAAATAGCTAATTCTTTTGGAAATAAATAATTTCTTGCATATCCATTTTTTACAGTCTTTAATTGACCAGATTTTCCTAAATTTTTAATTGAATTAATTAAAATAATTTTCATATAAAAAAATCCTTATAAAATATTAAATTTTTAAAATATTAAAAAAATTATTGATGTTGATCAGTATATGGAATTAATGCTAAATAACGAGCACGTTTAATAGCTCTTGATAATTGTCTTTGAAATTTAGCTTTTGTACCAGTAATACGACTAGGAACAATTTTTCCGCTTTCAGTAATATAATTTTTTAATATATTTAAATCTTTATAATCTATCTCTTTAATACCTTCAGTAGTAAATCGGCAAAATTTACGTCGACGAAAATAACGTATCATATTTTTTTTCCTGTATAAAAATTATATAAATAAATA
The sequence above is drawn from the Buchnera aphidicola (Tuberolachnus salignus) genome and encodes:
- the sbcB gene encoding exodeoxyribonuclease I; the encoded protein is MLFKKFIIYDYETYGLNVSLDKVSQFACLEIDSNFNIIKSPISIFCYPPLDYIPDVFSIFITKILPQYAYFYGVNEYFLAKIIYKIFTQKNICILGYNNISFDNLITRNIFYRNFLDPYEWEWKHGNSVGDILQILRTFYILEPSCLLWPRNILGNISFRLSDITQLNKIPHLSVHNALSDVLATFSIFKILNSHNQYLLHSILNLYNKKKLWNFFLKNKNKPFFYISNVFGSQNNNIGVVCFLMIHPLNKNIILVYNLQYNPQYLFIFLKQYLHTKEVFKNLFKLGVFSISLNKKPIVLSYKKITTSNCIRLKLNYLLFQKNFFILKKKNIILILKKIFTQKIIFKNFKNVDLKLYDNFFNSFDKKILENFFKICSYQIPGEKFNKKFQDSRLSELFFRMRARNFSNTLLEVEKNKWRKHCQFFLKDFDFLKFFNNIEMLEIKYKNNPQKYKLIKKILFYVQKKIFLIQNL
- the rplI gene encoding 50S ribosomal protein L9; translated protein: MKIILINSIKNLGKSGQLKTVKNGYARNYLFPKELAILATPENILKMKKQKIIYEKKKLFFISEAKRKIKEIKKLGTIIIFVKSNTQKKIFGSVNASQISKKITQLGIVVKKNEIKLNDGLLRYLGDHFVTYEPYKNININIKISILCKK
- the rpsR gene encoding 30S ribosomal protein S18, with product MIRYFRRRKFCRFTTEGIKEIDYKDLNILKNYITESGKIVPSRITGTKAKFQRQLSRAIKRARYLALIPYTDQHQ